A stretch of the Rosa rugosa chromosome 5, drRosRugo1.1, whole genome shotgun sequence genome encodes the following:
- the LOC133712294 gene encoding glycerol-3-phosphate acyltransferase RAM2-like: MATFPTIDKCKSNDRKSATVVVADMVGCLLRDDSSFPYFALIAFDVGGIVRLLLLLLVWPLSRLLYYFVSESAATRVLIFATFAGVNVSKIESAATAVLPKFYSSDLHPDTWRVISACERRCIVTASIPRIMVEPFLKTYLGFDMVLGTEIATYNGIATGFVCPPGVLIGQHKADALHKALGAKAQPDIGIGNKHTDIALIGMCKEGYIVPAKPTLEAVRREELPKPIIFHDGRLVQKPTPLLAFLIIVWFPIGFFIACLRIAIMSLLPQSLAYYTIWALGIRVTVNGTPPTLAKHSIGHKNSGKIFISNHRTVLDAFFIYLALGYPITGPTYSTSRLLEFLSPFKVVRISRNREQDAATIKKLLQEGNNIYLCPEGTTCREPYVLRFSALFAELSDQLVPVAIVSHQSMFHGTTVRGWKAMDLFFFSMNPFPSYEVTFLNLLAPEQTCNATSGKTSVEVANYVQRIIAATLSYECTRLTRKDKYWVLAGNDGNVVRTA, from the exons ATGGCCACATTCCCAACTATTGACAAATGCAAATCAAATGATCGGAAAAGCGCGACGGTTGTGGTAGCTGACATGGTTGGATGCTTGCTCAGAGATGATAGCTCTTTCCCTTACTTTGCCCTCATCGCGTTTGATGTTGGTGGGATCGTAAGGCTCCTCTTGCTACTCTTAGTTTGGCCATTATCTAGACTCCTCTATTACTTTGTATCAGAATCCGCAGCAACACGAGTCCTTATCTTTGCAACATTTGCTGGTGTGAATGTGTCTAAGATCGAGTCAGCGGCAACAGCCGTGCTGCCCAAGTTCTACTCGAGTGATCTACACCCCGATACTTGGCGTGTGATTTCTGCATGTGAAAGGCGGTGTATTGTCACTGCAAGTATTCCGAGGATCATGGTGGAGCCATTTCTCAAGACTTACCTTGGATTTGATATGGTTTTGGGGACTGAGATAGCAACTTATAATGGTATAGCCACTGGCTTTGTTTGCCCACCTGGAGTACTTATAGGACAGCATAAAGCAGATGCTCTTCATAAGGCTCTCGGAGCGAAAGCCCAGCCAGATATTGGAATTGGCAATAAGCACACTGATATTGCTTTGATTGGCATGTGCAAG GAGGGTTATATAGTGCCAGCCAAACCCACACTAGAAGCTGTGAGAAGGGAGGAGCTCCCAAAGCCCATCATCTTCCATGACGGTCGCCTAGTCCAAAAGCCAACACCTCTCTTAGCGTTCCTCATCATTGTTTGGTTCCCCATAGGTTTCTTCATCGCTTGCTTGCGAATTGCTATTATGTCACTCCTTCCTCAGAGCCTCGCCTACTACACCATTTGGGCACTTGGTATTCGTGTCACTGTGAATGGCACCCCACCTACATTGGCTAAACACTCTATTGGTCATAAAAACTCTGGTAAGATCTTTATCTCGAACCATAGAACCGTTCTTGATGCATTTTTCATCTATCTTGCCCTAGGCTACCCAATAACCGGTCCCACGTACTCAACCTCTCGACTCTTGGAGTTCCTTTCACCATTCAAGGTTGTCCGAATAAGTCGTAACCGAGAACAGGATGCGGCCACGATCAAGAAGCTTCTACAAGAAGGTAATAACATATATCTTTGCCCAGAGGGAACCACTTGTAGGGAACCATATGTTTTAAGGTTTTCGGCATTGTTTGCTGAATTAAGTGACCAACTTGTCCCTGTGGCCATCGTTAGCCACCAGAGCATGTTTCATGGAACCACAGTTCGAGGGTGGAAAGCAATGGACCTTTTTTTCTTCTCGATGAACCCGTTTCCATCATATGAAGTCACATTCTTGAATTTGTTGGCTCCAGAACAAACATGCAATGCTACTTCTGGAAAGACTAGTGTTGAGGTAGCAAATTACGTACAAAGGATTATAGCTGCAACTCTTTCTTATGAGTGCACTAGGCTTACAAGGAAGGACAAGTATTGGGTTCTTGCGGGGAATGATGGGAATGTGGTTAGAACAgcttaa
- the LOC133709936 gene encoding uncharacterized protein LOC133709936, with protein sequence MTLNRLLLLPKPPPIHFHKLGLPKSTRWCSSSPSSGAQKPPNLEEQRAVATVEVSDNKYVERHSGSFLNPTNFENEVGESWLTLRGIFTNLKAKMIGTPQSQKENTVEIVDSTADKTVSEVIKTEDSPQDSEIGQPNHSMLMPKVIRDSQSCKQNISTGLRSAIVGENSSSDVLDATASNEVKVPKSLDSTGPGEAKNTIHSSADLVFSPQNKVAVTVSEVRTESVRENELTSDLLQIMRRSSLGNSAGQVASNGKRLHGGHKDVEKRVTETAASNVIWKRSSKDIGQSGVKTESHRQLEVGVFGSDFDCLSSLTHKLPGEPSRILQKDIGNASTVVGNANPQPGKRTIFDQPPTAGSDVGKMPSSSSGPQQVRGLAKMFMKTMNGKKADVITSKKSDTLASNVVLELLNETNDKTGKEDTGNRFDINGLIGCIKELPRESSTITSQNCSTPNNTGLLIKKVGSVKKVRSHANVQQSDAKRKESSLRVHAMGKETSKEDLNKIPGTSCQKEESTESKVLVRFLHKRVEESAISKAFDDCGSIMKIQLLPLIEGSNFRDGYVHFKTREGSHKALRKSELVIEGAHVVVDATSLEDVPNKISIPNLIGDPEVPLMLVNNPTRTVMIKQLTHDISSHQLKEALAFCGSGISSVFLGSSSSVAYVEFETEDAKERAIAAYSINVQEKQLLIFRIDVPRTTVIRITNIDDTAFSRKLVPGKITSICSSYGELYKQKLRGKAILDVYFKLAEWPNILSILNRLNGMEVDGGRLIAQPAPIFPPPILQVLWSKPDERIHVKSVLQRLLQTSELPVELSNIATKYHGDKCFE encoded by the exons ATGACCCTCAAtcgtctccttcttcttccaaagCCGCCGCCCATTCATTTCCACAAACTTG GGCTTCCCAAATCAACAAGATGGTGTTCGTCTTCACCAAGCAGTGGTGCCCAGAAACCACCCAACTTGGAGGAGCAAAGAGCTGTAGCCACAGTGGAGGTGTCGGATAACAA ATATGTGGAGAGGCATTCAGGGTCCTTTCTAAATCCAACCAACTTTGAAAACGAAGTGGGGGAATCGTGGCTTACTCTGAGAGGCATTTTTACTAATCTAAAAGCAAAGATGATTGGAACTCCCCAATCTCAGAAGGAAAACACTGTCGAGATAGTTGATTCTACTGCTGATAAGACAGTTTCTGAGGTTATTAAGACAGAGGATAGTCCACAAGACTCTGAAATTGGCCAGCCCAATCATAGTATGCTAATGCCAAAAGTCATAAGAGACTCTCAGAGTTGCAAGCAGAATATTTCAACAGGTTTAAGATCTGCTATAGTCGGGGAGAACTCTTCATCTGATGTGCTTGATGCTACAGCCTCTAACGAAGTCAAGGTGCCTAAATCTTTAGATAGCACTGGACCTGGTGAGGCTAAAAATACAATTCACTCCTCAGCAGATTTAGTTTTTTCTCCACAGAATAAGGTCGCAGTGACTGTTTCTGAAGTTAGGACAGAGAGTGTTAGGGAAAATGAATTAACAAGTGATCTGTTGCAAATAATGCGGAGAAGTTCTTTGGGGAATTCAGCTGGTCAGGTTGCATCTAATGGTAAAAGGCTGCATGGTGGTCATAAAGATGTTGAGAAAAGGGTTACAGAAACTGCAGCTTCCAATGTAATATGGAAAAGATCTTCCAAGGATATTGGTCAATCAGGAGTCAAGACTGAGTCACATAGGCAACTTGAGGTGGGCGTGTTTGGATCTGATTTCGATTGTCTGTCTTCCTTAACACATAAGTTACCAGGTGAACCTTCTAGGATACTGCAAAAGGATATTGGAAATGCATCTACTGTAGTTGGAAATGCAAACCCTCAACCTGGCAAAAGAACGATATTTGATCAACCACCTACTGCAGGTTCTGACGTGGGTAAAATGCCTTCATCGTCTAGTGGCCCCCAGCAAGTGAGGGGGTTAGCAAAGATGTTTATGAAGACAATGAATGGTAAAAAAGCTGATGTAATTACCAGTAAGAAGAGTGATACTTTGGCTTCGAATGTAGTTTTGGAACTTTTAAATGAAACAAATGATAAAACAGGTAAAGAAGATACAGGAAATAGATTTGACATCAATGGGTTGATTGGGTGCATCAAAGAGCTGCCAAGAGAATCATCAACCATTACATCTCAGAATTGTAGCACTCCCAACAATACTGGTCTCCTCATAAAAAAGGTAGGGTCAGTTAAAAAGGTTCGAAGCCACGCAAATGTGCAACAGAGTgatgcaaaaagaaaagagagttcGCTGAGAGTTCATGCCATGGGAAAGGAAACTAGTAAGGAAGACTTAAATAAGATCCCAGGTACTTCCTGCCAAAAAGAAGAATCTACAGAAAGCAAGGTGTTGGTTAGATTTTTGCACAAACGTGTAGAGGAAAGTGCTATATCTAAAGCCTTTGACGATTGTGGGTCTATCATGAAGATACAACTACTTCCCTTAATTGAAGGAAGCAATTTTAGAGATGGTTACGTGCATTTTAAG ACTAGGGAAGGATCGCATAAAGCTCTCAGGAAAAGCGAGTTGGTTATAGAGGGTGCTCATGTTGTTGTGGATGCGACTTCTTTAGAAGATGTGCCTAATAAAATTTCCATTCCCAACCTGATTGGTGATCCTGAAGTTCCTCTCATGTTAGTAAATAATCCGACACGAACAGTTATGATCAAACAGTTGACCCATGATATAAGCTCACATCAGCTAAAAGAAGCTCTTGCTTTCTGCGGAAGTGGCATATCCAGCGTTTTCTTGGGTTCATCAAGCTCTGTTGCTTATGTGGAATTTGAG ACAGAAGATGCCAAAGAGAGAGCAATTGCAGCATATTCCATAAATGTTCAAGAAAAACAGCTATTGATCTTCAGAATTGATGTGCCAAGAACAACAGTGATAAGGATAACCAATATTGATGATACAGCATTTTCTAGAAAACTGGTGCCCGGAAAAATCACATCAATTTGTAGTTCTTATGGGGAGCTGTACAAACAAAAGCTGAGAGGCAAGGCCATTTTGGATGTGTATTTCAAGCTTGCTGAATGGCCAAATATTTTGAGTATTCTCAACAG GTTAAATGGAATGGAAGTAGATGGCGGCCGATTGATTGCTCAACCTGCTCCTATTTTTCCTCCGCCGATCCTTCAAGTTCTTTGGAGTAAGCCAGATGAAAGAATTCATGTCAAATCTGTTTTGCAAAGATTGTTGCAGACCAGTGAACTACCTGTTGAACTCAGTAATATTGCTACAAAATACCACGGtgataaatgttttgaatga